A genomic window from Rhodococcus sp. KBS0724 includes:
- a CDS encoding helix-turn-helix transcriptional regulator produces the protein MGNDWVGSAEDAGPEDRFGKRVRQEREARGWTQADLARELQRVGLNLHPSAIAKIELRNVARPRAIRLDEAEAIAKAFGLSVDSMYQSAGNRIRTLGNQTGAYINEMELLIAKGRQLSSELNALTVGIDDDERRNLRDQLSIDAFEGMLATVADSVESVIQDVVARAESGLPSNDGFVMTLPPSRFSRYRNQVEAARTNILESGDEETRKNHQSEGSGHGA, from the coding sequence ATGGGAAACGACTGGGTTGGCAGTGCTGAGGATGCAGGTCCGGAAGATCGGTTCGGAAAGCGAGTGCGCCAGGAGCGTGAGGCTCGTGGGTGGACTCAGGCGGACCTTGCTCGGGAACTGCAAAGGGTTGGGCTAAATCTGCACCCGTCAGCAATTGCGAAAATCGAGTTGCGCAACGTGGCACGCCCTCGTGCGATCCGTTTGGATGAAGCGGAAGCGATAGCGAAGGCCTTCGGGCTCTCGGTTGACTCGATGTATCAGTCGGCCGGGAATCGCATTCGTACGCTCGGAAACCAGACCGGTGCCTACATCAATGAGATGGAATTACTGATAGCCAAGGGTAGGCAACTAAGTTCAGAGTTGAATGCCCTGACCGTCGGAATCGACGATGATGAACGACGAAACCTTCGAGATCAGCTCTCGATTGATGCTTTCGAAGGCATGCTGGCCACCGTCGCTGACTCGGTGGAATCGGTCATTCAAGACGTTGTTGCACGTGCAGAGTCTGGCTTGCCATCGAACGACGGATTCGTAATGACGCTGCCGCCTTCGCGATTCAGTCGATACCGAAATCAAGTCGAGGCTGCGCGCACCAACATTCTCGAGAGTGGCGACGAAGAGACTAGAAAGAACCATCAGTCCGAAGGTTCCGGACATGGTGCGTAA
- a CDS encoding helix-turn-helix transcriptional regulator, translating to MHLSSPARTEQIEPMIEKHLTTTEVSKLTGIAPGTLRFWRSVDRGPASFALTPKRVVYRLSELEKWIAAREAATTRGGIL from the coding sequence ATGCACCTTTCGAGCCCCGCCCGAACGGAACAAATCGAACCCATGATCGAGAAGCATCTGACCACCACAGAAGTAAGCAAATTGACAGGAATTGCCCCTGGCACCTTGAGATTCTGGCGAAGCGTCGATCGCGGCCCGGCAAGCTTTGCGTTGACCCCAAAGCGGGTCGTGTATCGCCTCAGCGAACTGGAGAAATGGATTGCCGCGAGAGAGGCCGCAACGACTCGCGGCGGCATTCTCTAG
- a CDS encoding phage antirepressor gives MDLTIPAARTQRDTLAARTEVLDKVKVLSLLPDDMHATTEQVATFFEVDVEAIRWHVKMNREELESDGYRIVTRSIFETEFGSLSNLSPQARQIALFNRRAMTRLAMLFRDSPVARQVRSHLLDIEERAATPKPKSEFDILRGMIDQLEESRREASEAKALAIKSEAQSAKTEARLDAIEGRHDWFAGLGYARLHDLNTSAAHLRKVGLKATTIAKQSGIEAVKVSHQIYGKVNSYPAWVWELAFAEVS, from the coding sequence GTGGACCTGACTATTCCGGCAGCGCGCACCCAGCGTGACACCCTCGCTGCACGCACCGAAGTGCTCGACAAGGTGAAGGTATTGTCCTTGCTCCCCGACGACATGCATGCAACCACCGAGCAGGTAGCAACCTTCTTTGAGGTTGATGTCGAAGCGATTCGCTGGCACGTGAAGATGAACCGCGAAGAGCTCGAATCAGATGGCTACCGAATCGTCACTCGGTCGATTTTTGAGACGGAGTTCGGCTCCCTCTCAAATTTGAGCCCTCAAGCTCGTCAGATCGCGCTTTTTAATCGGCGCGCAATGACTCGGCTGGCGATGCTGTTCCGCGATTCCCCCGTGGCCCGGCAGGTGCGATCCCACCTTCTCGATATCGAGGAACGTGCCGCCACGCCAAAGCCCAAGAGTGAGTTCGACATCCTGCGCGGAATGATCGACCAGCTCGAAGAATCTCGGCGCGAAGCGTCCGAGGCCAAGGCTCTCGCAATTAAGAGTGAAGCCCAGTCAGCCAAGACAGAGGCACGTCTCGACGCGATCGAGGGGCGTCACGATTGGTTTGCCGGACTTGGCTACGCCCGACTTCATGACCTGAACACCAGTGCCGCCCACCTTCGGAAGGTCGGCCTGAAGGCGACCACGATTGCCAAGCAAAGCGGCATTGAAGCAGTGAAGGTATCGCACCAGATCTACGGAAAGGTGAATTCGTATCCCGCATGGGTCTGGGAACTTGCCTTCGCAGAAGTATCCTGA
- a CDS encoding HTH domain-containing protein: MPDPRQWFSEMAKRRITVTEIADHLGVSRKTAQTRITEGLEAGDLIALSRALNLNPADALVELGILTHDEVFTFMDSDGTTLSTATDAQLALELARRLDSELDQMLKKRDGSGD; the protein is encoded by the coding sequence ATGCCTGATCCAAGACAGTGGTTTAGTGAAATGGCCAAAAGGCGAATCACCGTGACCGAGATAGCCGACCATCTCGGCGTATCACGGAAGACTGCTCAGACCAGGATTACTGAAGGGCTGGAGGCTGGCGATTTAATTGCCCTTAGTCGGGCCCTCAACTTGAACCCTGCTGATGCTCTTGTGGAACTTGGAATCCTCACTCACGACGAGGTTTTCACTTTCATGGACAGTGACGGCACGACCCTGTCAACGGCGACAGATGCTCAACTGGCATTGGAGCTTGCAAGGCGGCTCGACAGCGAACTTGATCAGATGCTGAAGAAGCGTGATGGAAGCGGCGACTGA
- a CDS encoding AAA family ATPase, producing the protein MSELNDLGAEATVLAAGLAQRGLIKTMVELDPGVFTTPIHQIIHTALVDCFRANDPRDHSTVSRRAMQMAASVHQSKAVAESIMNMLGKGEDYAIGFYLDRLNHLHTLRSVRDTALRLVHATEEVAETEDAEMLELGIDRAQEELAAVNRTASPTEADLPMSLDELLGKKFTHDWLIPDLLERTDRLILTGFEGTGKSYLVAQMVMTIAAGMHPFLGTRVSDHNQVLVIDAENSERQTGRRYRMLRERITRLADKYSVPVPDWSKMVRFVIRPEGIALNDPAQMKRIERAIAATQPKFVALGPLYRLHKLDTRDEQAAKELTDAIDRLRVKYKFAVVCEAHVAHGQAGSQRLLRPTGSSLFLRWPEFGFGLRPAQGTESEQHPSRVDLATWRGGREERMWPSTLQHGKEDYQLPWQNGDPDYYDKMRAKGYL; encoded by the coding sequence ATGAGCGAGCTCAACGATCTGGGCGCCGAGGCCACCGTCCTCGCTGCCGGCCTCGCACAGCGGGGGTTGATCAAAACGATGGTCGAACTCGACCCTGGTGTGTTCACGACACCGATCCACCAGATCATCCACACGGCTCTCGTTGACTGCTTCCGAGCCAACGACCCTCGGGACCACTCAACAGTGTCCAGGCGAGCGATGCAGATGGCAGCAAGCGTGCACCAGTCCAAGGCGGTGGCCGAGTCGATCATGAACATGCTCGGCAAAGGCGAGGACTACGCGATCGGTTTCTACCTCGACCGCCTCAACCACCTGCACACCTTGCGGTCAGTCCGTGACACGGCGCTACGCCTCGTGCACGCCACGGAGGAAGTCGCCGAGACGGAAGATGCGGAAATGCTCGAACTGGGCATCGATCGGGCGCAGGAAGAGCTCGCTGCCGTCAACCGCACCGCAAGCCCCACCGAGGCGGATCTACCGATGAGTCTCGACGAGCTGCTCGGGAAGAAGTTCACGCACGACTGGTTGATCCCAGACTTACTCGAGCGCACTGACCGTCTGATCCTGACCGGCTTCGAGGGCACCGGGAAGAGTTACCTTGTCGCGCAGATGGTCATGACGATCGCCGCGGGCATGCACCCATTCCTGGGCACCCGGGTATCCGATCACAATCAGGTATTGGTGATCGACGCGGAGAACTCGGAACGTCAGACCGGGCGCCGGTATCGGATGCTGCGAGAGAGGATTACAAGGCTCGCCGACAAGTATTCGGTCCCGGTGCCGGACTGGTCGAAGATGGTTCGCTTCGTGATCCGGCCGGAAGGTATCGCGCTCAACGATCCGGCACAGATGAAACGGATCGAACGTGCCATCGCGGCAACGCAACCGAAGTTCGTCGCACTCGGCCCGCTCTACCGTCTGCACAAGCTCGACACCCGCGACGAGCAGGCCGCGAAGGAACTCACCGACGCCATCGACAGGCTTCGCGTGAAGTACAAATTCGCGGTCGTATGCGAGGCGCACGTCGCACACGGTCAGGCCGGATCACAGCGACTCCTCCGGCCGACCGGATCCTCACTGTTCCTGCGGTGGCCCGAGTTTGGTTTCGGGCTTCGACCGGCGCAGGGCACCGAGTCTGAACAGCACCCGTCACGCGTTGACCTCGCAACCTGGCGCGGTGGCCGCGAGGAACGAATGTGGCCGAGCACCCTGCAGCACGGCAAGGAGGACTACCAACTCCCCTGGCAGAACGGCGATCCCGACTACTACGACAAAATGCGAGCGAAGGGGTACCTGTGA
- a CDS encoding DUF6221 family protein, with the protein MTIVEFLEARLAEDEAVALACIDGPPDGGSWPDSRYEARTAELIHSRRHDPARALREVAAKRAILTEYVNENWVQEQGHRTAWTEGGQAARETALRLFASIYSDHPDYQSEWSIP; encoded by the coding sequence ATGACGATTGTGGAGTTTCTCGAGGCGCGGCTGGCCGAGGACGAAGCCGTTGCGCTGGCCTGCATTGATGGCCCGCCAGATGGAGGTTCGTGGCCCGACTCGAGATATGAGGCGCGAACGGCCGAGTTGATTCATTCGCGCCGTCATGATCCTGCCCGCGCCCTTCGTGAGGTGGCAGCAAAGCGAGCGATCCTCACTGAGTACGTCAATGAGAATTGGGTCCAGGAGCAGGGGCATCGCACAGCCTGGACCGAGGGCGGGCAAGCTGCACGGGAGACCGCCCTACGCCTGTTTGCGTCCATCTATTCGGATCACCCTGACTATCAATCGGAGTGGTCGATTCCTTAG
- a CDS encoding NUMOD4 motif-containing HNH endonuclease — MHNGIAEQWKSIQGYEGVYEVSDRGRVRSLARTVTFKDGRSRMWPSQTLAQTSDNSGHLRVSLNKAGIGAMTLVHQVVAAAFIGPAVDGMEIRHLNDQKGDNRLANLAYGTRSENILDRVRNGIHHHSIKTHCRRGHRLAEPNLVESSLRRGKRDCKACRYAHNDLHRKGQPTESQLKTLADIKYLNCGLGSPVTT; from the coding sequence ATGCACAACGGTATCGCAGAACAGTGGAAGTCCATTCAGGGGTACGAGGGCGTCTACGAGGTGAGTGATCGCGGTCGGGTGCGAAGCCTGGCCCGCACAGTCACCTTCAAGGATGGACGATCTCGGATGTGGCCCAGTCAGACTCTGGCGCAGACCTCCGACAACAGTGGGCATTTGAGAGTTAGCCTCAACAAGGCTGGCATCGGGGCAATGACCCTGGTGCATCAAGTCGTTGCTGCCGCGTTCATTGGACCCGCAGTGGACGGCATGGAGATTCGTCATCTCAATGACCAGAAGGGTGACAACCGGCTAGCGAACCTCGCTTACGGAACCAGGTCGGAGAACATTCTGGACCGCGTTCGGAACGGTATTCATCATCATTCGATCAAGACGCATTGCCGGCGCGGACACCGACTGGCCGAGCCGAACCTGGTGGAGAGTTCGCTCCGCCGTGGCAAGCGGGATTGCAAGGCGTGTCGATACGCACACAATGACCTGCACCGAAAAGGGCAGCCGACCGAGAGTCAGCTAAAGACGCTGGCAGACATTAAGTACCTCAACTGTGGACTGGGTAGCCCAGTGACCACATAG
- a CDS encoding HNH endonuclease — MIDYDLLANALSAPREGDSKHEHAKGVKAVTKAARQAAIDKAITLRDIDVYLIHSTPSTQLLAKYRSYGARIVTVDPGMDVVMERAKRLRPYWMQPVIKKWYAERGAKTIGAPAKPLTRTQRGLGTAHDHQRTRLLVAHVDGTLCWWCNEPMYRDDARNFDQAGLEADHSIARSQGGTVADRLLHRRCNRSRQGGNRDHLRPALEGASAPLTTRQWL; from the coding sequence GTGATTGATTACGATCTCCTCGCCAACGCCCTGTCTGCACCGCGTGAGGGTGACTCGAAGCATGAGCACGCCAAGGGCGTGAAGGCTGTGACCAAGGCTGCGAGACAAGCGGCCATCGACAAGGCCATCACGCTCCGAGACATTGACGTCTACCTCATCCACTCCACACCCTCGACTCAGCTCCTCGCCAAGTACCGCAGCTACGGCGCCCGCATCGTCACCGTGGACCCCGGCATGGACGTCGTCATGGAGCGAGCCAAGAGACTCCGGCCGTACTGGATGCAACCCGTCATCAAGAAGTGGTACGCCGAACGAGGCGCCAAGACGATCGGTGCGCCGGCCAAGCCACTGACTCGGACACAGCGCGGACTCGGCACAGCACACGACCATCAGCGCACACGGTTGCTCGTGGCTCACGTCGACGGGACGCTGTGCTGGTGGTGCAACGAGCCCATGTACCGGGACGATGCTCGCAACTTCGATCAGGCCGGCCTTGAGGCTGACCACAGCATCGCTCGATCTCAGGGCGGCACTGTGGCCGACCGACTGTTGCATCGACGCTGTAACCGCTCGCGACAGGGTGGCAACAGGGACCACTTGCGCCCTGCCCTTGAAGGTGCTAGTGCTCCGCTGACGACCCGCCAATGGCTCTGA
- a CDS encoding phage portal protein encodes MAFVTSEGKLKSLSRLELPSSSMLRLTDSVSMDYYELWKKQSAVRTAVTFLARNIAHLGLHVFERKGDDDRQRLTDHPLAALFSRPNPATTRYRLMDALVHDLAIYDMAYWQKVKTSAGTPGLVRLPPAFVTPKGENWFSPEYFEVKGSRGKIEVKADEIVFFHGYSNTGIAGESPIESLRSTLSEEYEASAMREQMLKNGARASGYLERPVGAVSWSPEAKAKFAKGWRSQYSGGGTNVGGTPILEDGMKFVPASQSAKDLQYIEARKLTREEVASAYFIPPTMLGLMGGATYSNITEQHKMLYQDTLGPWLQMIKEEIELQLVPDLADGDVYVEFNLREKLTGSFEERQAAITGAVGGPTMTINEARALDNRTPLDGGDVLIRPLNVTQDGDPKPIPAEPAGTNPEEVVQ; translated from the coding sequence ATGGCGTTCGTGACCTCCGAAGGCAAGCTGAAAAGTCTGTCTCGACTGGAACTTCCGTCGAGCTCGATGCTCAGGCTGACCGATTCCGTGTCGATGGATTACTACGAGCTATGGAAGAAGCAGTCGGCGGTGCGGACTGCTGTTACTTTCCTCGCCCGCAACATCGCCCACCTCGGATTGCATGTCTTCGAGCGCAAGGGTGACGACGATCGCCAGCGCTTGACTGATCATCCGTTGGCGGCGCTGTTCAGTCGACCGAACCCGGCGACGACACGCTATCGGCTAATGGACGCCCTGGTCCACGATCTTGCGATCTACGACATGGCGTACTGGCAGAAGGTGAAGACATCGGCCGGCACCCCTGGCCTAGTCCGCCTCCCTCCTGCGTTCGTGACACCGAAGGGTGAGAATTGGTTCTCGCCTGAATATTTCGAGGTCAAGGGCTCAAGAGGCAAGATCGAGGTCAAGGCCGACGAGATCGTGTTCTTTCACGGCTACTCGAACACCGGCATTGCTGGCGAGTCGCCGATCGAGTCCCTGCGCAGCACACTGTCCGAAGAGTACGAGGCTTCGGCGATGCGCGAGCAGATGCTCAAGAACGGCGCCCGTGCGAGCGGCTATCTCGAGCGCCCGGTCGGCGCGGTGTCCTGGTCGCCTGAGGCGAAAGCGAAGTTCGCGAAGGGCTGGCGCTCGCAGTACTCGGGCGGCGGCACAAACGTGGGCGGTACGCCAATCCTCGAAGACGGCATGAAGTTCGTGCCGGCGTCTCAGTCGGCGAAGGATCTGCAGTACATCGAGGCGCGCAAGCTGACTCGCGAGGAAGTGGCTTCGGCGTACTTCATTCCGCCGACGATGCTCGGACTGATGGGTGGGGCTACCTACTCGAATATCACTGAGCAGCACAAGATGCTGTATCAGGACACGCTCGGGCCGTGGCTGCAGATGATCAAGGAAGAGATCGAACTGCAGCTCGTTCCCGATCTTGCTGACGGCGATGTCTACGTCGAGTTCAATCTTCGCGAGAAGTTGACCGGCTCGTTCGAGGAGCGACAGGCAGCGATCACCGGCGCCGTGGGCGGTCCGACGATGACCATCAACGAAGCTCGGGCGCTCGATAATCGCACCCCGCTTGATGGCGGCGACGTTCTCATTCGTCCACTCAACGTCACGCAAGACGGCGATCCCAAACCTATTCCTGCCGAGCCTGCCGGCACCAATCCCGAGGAGGTCGTGCAGTGA
- a CDS encoding HK97 family phage prohead protease: protein MKTKSTAAYFKAEPEGADGSFTAYASVFGNIDSYGEIVMPGAFKADLERWEAKGDPIPLLFGHNMSDPDFNIGHIVKAEEDDVGLKVHAQIDMESPKGPQVYRLLKSRRVSQMSFAFDVLSGAPSKRAKSDGDGEDNVYELHKLKLHEVSVVPLGANQETDVLSVKSVTDLLAEVKAGRALSSKNEESLRGAYESIGQVLESLTPGEVVEKSAPTPRRNSAMADVIDAELSFL, encoded by the coding sequence GTGAAGACCAAAAGCACTGCGGCATATTTCAAGGCGGAACCCGAGGGCGCTGACGGCAGCTTCACGGCTTACGCGAGCGTGTTCGGGAACATCGACAGCTATGGCGAGATTGTGATGCCCGGCGCGTTCAAAGCGGATCTCGAGCGCTGGGAAGCAAAGGGCGATCCGATCCCGCTCCTCTTCGGCCACAACATGAGTGATCCCGACTTCAACATCGGACACATCGTCAAGGCCGAAGAGGACGATGTCGGGCTGAAGGTTCACGCGCAGATTGACATGGAGTCGCCGAAGGGTCCGCAGGTGTACCGGCTCTTGAAGTCGCGGCGCGTCTCTCAGATGTCGTTCGCGTTCGATGTCCTCTCTGGCGCCCCATCGAAGCGTGCCAAGTCGGACGGCGACGGCGAGGACAACGTATACGAGCTGCACAAGCTCAAGTTGCATGAAGTCTCCGTGGTGCCGCTCGGCGCCAATCAGGAGACGGACGTGCTGTCTGTGAAGTCGGTGACCGACCTGCTCGCAGAAGTCAAGGCGGGCCGTGCGCTGTCCTCAAAGAACGAGGAGTCGCTGCGCGGTGCGTACGAGTCCATCGGTCAAGTCCTCGAATCTCTCACTCCTGGCGAGGTTGTCGAAAAATCGGCACCCACTCCGCGCAGGAACTCCGCGATGGCAGACGTCATCGACGCGGAACTTTCATTCCTCTAG